Proteins from a genomic interval of Halopseudomonas litoralis:
- a CDS encoding SDR family oxidoreductase — MSVMQLFDLTGKVALITGGTKGLGLQMAEALGEQGAKIFINARNPAEVEEVVAQLNARGIEAGGIACDLGKPDGNPVTALVDAAEARFGTVDILINNAGTTWGQPAVEHSYAGWQKVMGLNVDVCFLMAQEVARRFMIPRRSGKIINIASIAGLKGNGPNTGVFTVAYNTSKAAAINLTRALAGEWGAYGIHVNAICPGYFPTKLAKGLDHVSESIIRNTPLGRVGGEDDIKGLALFFASDASRHVTGQAMAVDGGYSAV; from the coding sequence ATGAGCGTAATGCAGCTATTCGATCTGACCGGCAAGGTCGCCCTCATCACCGGCGGCACCAAGGGTCTCGGCCTGCAGATGGCCGAAGCTTTGGGCGAGCAGGGTGCGAAGATCTTCATCAATGCGCGTAACCCTGCTGAAGTGGAAGAGGTCGTCGCCCAGCTGAATGCACGTGGCATCGAGGCGGGAGGTATTGCCTGCGATCTCGGTAAGCCCGACGGCAACCCGGTCACCGCCCTGGTTGACGCTGCTGAAGCGCGCTTCGGTACGGTGGATATTCTGATCAACAACGCCGGCACCACCTGGGGCCAGCCCGCCGTTGAGCACAGCTACGCCGGTTGGCAGAAAGTCATGGGCCTGAACGTCGATGTGTGTTTTCTCATGGCTCAGGAAGTGGCGCGTCGTTTCATGATTCCGCGCCGCTCCGGCAAGATCATTAACATCGCCTCGATTGCCGGCTTGAAGGGCAACGGCCCGAATACCGGTGTGTTCACCGTGGCCTACAACACCAGCAAGGCAGCGGCGATCAATCTGACCCGCGCGCTGGCCGGCGAGTGGGGCGCGTATGGCATCCACGTCAACGCCATCTGCCCGGGCTATTTCCCGACCAAGCTGGCCAAGGGGCTGGATCATGTGTCCGAATCGATCATCCGCAACACGCCGCTGGGGCGCGTTGGTGGCGAGGATGATATCAAAGGGCTGGCGCTGTTCTTTGCCAGTGATGCTTCCCGCCACGTGACCGGTCAGGCGATGGCGGTGGATGGTGGTTACTCGGCGGTCTGA
- the dinG gene encoding ATP-dependent DNA helicase DinG yields the protein MLNDDLKGQIQTAYRTFLENKSLKPRYGQRVMIAEVAKLFGGVELDDEGHRDGEPAVAVVEAGTGTGKTVAYCLAGIPIAKHLGKPLVISTATVALQEQIVLKDLPDIQRNAGLNFHFALAKGRGRYVCLSKLDQLLQDNQSLASQQQGFAEEGFRIDVDEAGLKLYTRMVEALGTNKWDGERDSWPEALEDQDWSRLTTDHIQCTNRRCGHFNQCVFYKAREGIQKIDVIVTNHDLVLADLALGGGAILPDPRECLYVFDEGHHLPDKAIAHFAHHTRMAATADWLEQLDKNLSKLLAQHPLPGDFGRLLEQVPQQARELKPHQQFMSQALGEVADFSSAEDFSGQVRPQHRFEHGVVPEHIREMSLELKAGFGRITDLLQRMVDMLKEAMDGEVVGVHQTQAEEWYPLFGALQARAEGNWTLWTRFSLLDPEDKPPTARWLTLTEQNDLEVHVSPILAADTLRQYLWHSAFAALVTSATITALGRFDRYSHRAGLPKSAVCTLAPSPFRYAESGVLRVPNHGADPRDNAGHSASIIEHLPAMLQDEPGSLVLFSSRRQMLEVYAGLPADFRERVLVQGDLSKQELIRQHRARVDKGESSVIFGLASFAEGVDLPGKYCEHVVIAKIPFAVPDDPVEAALSEWIERNGGNPFMEIAVPDACLRLVQACGRLLRTEQDTGTITLLDRRLVTQRYGKAILNALPPFRREID from the coding sequence ATGCTCAACGATGACCTCAAAGGCCAGATCCAGACGGCCTATCGCACCTTTCTCGAAAACAAGTCGCTGAAGCCGCGTTACGGCCAGCGGGTGATGATTGCCGAGGTGGCGAAACTCTTCGGTGGCGTCGAGCTGGATGACGAAGGGCATCGTGACGGCGAACCGGCGGTGGCCGTGGTGGAAGCAGGCACCGGTACTGGCAAGACCGTGGCCTACTGTCTGGCGGGCATTCCCATTGCCAAACATCTGGGCAAGCCGCTGGTTATCTCCACTGCCACGGTGGCGCTGCAGGAGCAGATCGTGCTCAAGGATCTGCCCGATATCCAGCGCAACGCCGGTCTCAATTTCCATTTCGCCCTGGCCAAGGGGCGTGGGCGTTATGTGTGTCTGTCCAAACTTGATCAGCTGCTGCAGGACAACCAGTCGCTGGCCAGCCAGCAGCAGGGCTTTGCCGAAGAAGGTTTTCGCATAGATGTGGATGAGGCCGGACTCAAACTCTATACCCGCATGGTCGAGGCGTTGGGCACCAACAAGTGGGACGGCGAGCGCGACTCCTGGCCCGAGGCGCTGGAGGATCAGGACTGGTCACGACTCACCACGGACCATATCCAGTGCACCAACCGGCGCTGTGGCCACTTCAACCAGTGCGTATTCTACAAGGCCCGCGAGGGCATCCAGAAGATCGACGTGATCGTCACCAACCATGATCTGGTGCTGGCGGATCTGGCTCTCGGTGGCGGGGCGATCCTGCCGGACCCGCGTGAATGCCTCTATGTATTCGACGAGGGCCACCACCTGCCGGATAAGGCGATTGCCCACTTTGCTCATCACACGCGCATGGCAGCCACCGCCGACTGGCTGGAGCAACTGGACAAGAACCTGTCCAAGCTGCTGGCCCAGCATCCGCTGCCGGGGGACTTCGGTCGTCTGCTTGAGCAGGTGCCGCAGCAGGCCCGCGAACTCAAACCCCATCAGCAGTTCATGAGCCAGGCTTTGGGTGAAGTGGCGGATTTTTCCAGCGCTGAGGATTTCTCCGGCCAGGTGCGGCCGCAGCATCGCTTTGAGCATGGCGTGGTACCTGAGCACATACGCGAGATGTCGCTGGAGCTGAAGGCCGGTTTTGGTCGCATCACTGATCTGCTACAGCGTATGGTTGATATGCTCAAGGAGGCCATGGACGGTGAGGTGGTCGGCGTGCATCAGACCCAGGCCGAAGAGTGGTATCCACTGTTCGGCGCCCTGCAGGCACGCGCCGAGGGCAACTGGACGCTGTGGACCCGGTTCAGTCTGCTGGACCCCGAAGACAAGCCGCCGACCGCACGCTGGCTGACCCTTACCGAGCAGAATGATCTGGAAGTGCACGTCAGCCCGATACTGGCGGCCGATACCCTGCGGCAATACCTCTGGCACAGCGCTTTCGCCGCGCTGGTGACCTCGGCGACCATTACTGCTCTGGGCCGTTTCGACCGTTACAGTCATCGTGCCGGGTTGCCGAAGAGCGCCGTTTGTACGCTCGCGCCCAGTCCGTTTCGTTATGCGGAGAGTGGCGTGCTGCGAGTGCCCAATCATGGCGCCGATCCCCGGGACAATGCTGGCCACAGCGCTTCCATCATCGAACATCTGCCTGCCATGCTGCAGGATGAGCCCGGCAGTCTGGTGCTGTTTTCCTCGCGGCGGCAGATGCTCGAGGTCTATGCCGGCTTGCCAGCGGATTTCCGCGAGCGGGTGCTGGTGCAGGGTGATCTGTCCAAGCAGGAGCTGATCCGCCAACACCGCGCGCGGGTCGATAAAGGCGAATCCAGTGTCATCTTCGGGCTGGCCAGCTTCGCCGAGGGTGTCGACCTGCCGGGCAAGTATTGCGAGCATGTGGTGATTGCCAAGATCCCCTTTGCGGTACCGGATGACCCGGTCGAAGCGGCGCTGTCGGAATGGATCGAACGCAACGGCGGTAACCCGTTCATGGAAATCGCCGTGCCGGACGCCTGTCTGCGGCTGGTACAGGCCTGCGGCCGACTGCTGCGTACCGAGCAGGATACCGGCACCATCACTCTGCTGGACCGACGCTTGGTCACCCAGCGGTACGGCAAGGCCATCCTGAATGCGCTGCCGCCGTTTCGTCGGGAAATCGATTGA
- a CDS encoding YchJ family protein produces MAFPTTTAPCPCGNGKPYAECCQPLHQGEPAASAGRLMRSRYSAYTLELIDYLVATTLPAQQAQLDRQAMADWSHHSHWLGLTVEREDADTASDRAQVTFTARWADPDGSQHRHLECSDFCRIGERWYFIDPNHPVNVGRNEPCPCGSGRKFKQCCRC; encoded by the coding sequence ATGGCATTTCCCACTACCACAGCGCCCTGCCCCTGCGGCAACGGCAAACCCTACGCTGAATGCTGCCAGCCGCTGCATCAGGGCGAGCCTGCGGCGAGTGCGGGACGATTGATGCGTTCACGCTACAGCGCCTACACCCTGGAACTGATCGACTATCTGGTCGCCACCACCCTGCCCGCTCAACAAGCCCAGCTGGATCGCCAGGCCATGGCCGACTGGAGTCACCACAGCCACTGGCTGGGCCTGACGGTGGAGCGTGAGGATGCCGATACCGCCAGCGACCGTGCGCAGGTTACCTTCACCGCCCGCTGGGCCGACCCGGACGGCAGCCAACACAGGCATCTGGAATGTTCGGATTTCTGCAGAATCGGCGAGCGCTGGTACTTCATCGATCCCAACCACCCGGTGAATGTCGGACGCAACGAGCCCTGCCCCTGTGGCTCAGGTCGCAAGTTCAAGCAGTGCTGCCGCTGCTGA
- a CDS encoding DUF2489 domain-containing protein, which translates to MTNNDWLIILGLVIIFALAMYAVILWRRVWRNQQLLTRKEEERNVRLEGDIRILAQSLVTGQLPVIEGAIRIKVLLDNYSGARRADLDVRVFETIYDATAHIPTHQAWKDLPKAQRKLHERQMETLEAQHRSEVEQVARVLSNGVRPDDQGAAGRRQTAE; encoded by the coding sequence ATGACCAATAATGATTGGCTGATCATTCTCGGCCTTGTCATCATCTTCGCACTTGCCATGTACGCGGTGATTCTCTGGCGCCGGGTGTGGCGCAACCAGCAACTCCTGACCAGAAAGGAAGAGGAGCGCAATGTACGCCTGGAAGGTGATATCCGAATACTTGCGCAAAGCCTGGTAACCGGCCAGCTACCGGTGATCGAAGGGGCGATACGGATCAAGGTATTGCTGGACAATTACAGCGGAGCGCGGCGCGCCGATCTCGATGTCCGGGTGTTCGAGACCATTTATGACGCGACGGCGCACATCCCGACCCATCAGGCCTGGAAGGACCTGCCCAAGGCCCAACGCAAGTTGCACGAACGGCAGATGGAAACCCTGGAAGCCCAGCACCGCAGCGAAGTGGAACAGGTCGCCAGAGTGCTGAGCAACGGCGTACGTCCGGATGACCAGGGCGCAGCCGGCAGACGTCAGACCGCCGAGTAA
- a CDS encoding LEA type 2 family protein, protein MTRSPGLMLMILLAGLFGLNGCAVFDRSYTEPEVRLANVEMLKSNLWEQSFRLRLRVDNPNSRNLPIRGMHYQVYLNNMRLATGVTDKAFNVPAYGSEYFDVTVRSNIWRHLGDLVKLVEHQQPVNYRIDGHIRTGLFLSPKLTLREEGTIDPSDMRF, encoded by the coding sequence ATGACACGTTCACCGGGCCTGATGTTGATGATCCTGCTGGCGGGCTTGTTCGGTCTTAACGGCTGCGCCGTATTCGACCGGTCCTATACCGAGCCGGAGGTACGTCTGGCCAATGTAGAGATGCTCAAGTCCAACCTCTGGGAGCAATCCTTCCGTCTGCGCCTGCGGGTCGATAACCCCAACAGTCGCAACCTGCCGATCCGCGGCATGCATTACCAGGTGTACCTGAATAACATGCGTCTGGCCACCGGCGTCACGGACAAGGCATTCAACGTACCGGCTTATGGCTCGGAATATTTCGATGTGACTGTGCGCTCGAATATCTGGCGTCACCTGGGCGACCTGGTGAAACTGGTCGAGCATCAGCAGCCGGTCAACTACCGGATTGACGGACATATCCGTACCGGCCTGTTCCTGTCACCGAAACTGACATTGCGGGAAGAAGGCACCATCGACCCGTCTGACATGCGTTTTTAG